A window of the Butyricimonas paravirosa genome harbors these coding sequences:
- the traK gene encoding conjugative transposon protein TraK: MIIKNLENKIKLAGILSIGCFATSIVISGMVLAFCFSLVKAERKKIYVLDNDVPVLVKQTGTEVNLEVECKSHINLFHTLFFTLPPDDEFIKYNMEKAMYLIDDSGLKQYNNLKEKGYFNTILASSATVTIMTDSIKVDMNNLSFEYYGIQRIERETSILKRQLVTTGKLRQIPRTENNPHGLIITDWKTILNKDLDYKVKKNF; this comes from the coding sequence ATGATTATTAAAAACTTAGAAAATAAAATCAAATTAGCCGGAATTTTATCCATTGGCTGTTTTGCAACTAGTATAGTTATTTCAGGTATGGTACTAGCCTTTTGTTTCTCTTTAGTAAAAGCTGAAAGAAAAAAAATATATGTTTTGGATAATGATGTCCCTGTACTAGTAAAACAAACTGGTACAGAAGTCAACTTGGAAGTCGAATGTAAGAGCCACATAAATCTATTCCACACTTTATTTTTCACATTACCACCAGACGATGAATTTATAAAATACAACATGGAAAAAGCCATGTATCTAATTGATGATAGCGGATTAAAACAATATAATAATTTAAAAGAAAAAGGATATTTCAACACCATATTAGCGAGTTCTGCAACAGTAACAATTATGACAGATAGTATCAAGGTGGACATGAACAACCTATCTTTTGAGTACTATGGCATCCAACGTATAGAGCGAGAAACCTCTATTCTAAAAAGGCAACTTGTAACTACAGGGAAATTAAGACAAATTCCACGTACTGAAAATAATCCTCATGGACTTATTATCACAGATTGGAAAACGATACTAAACAAAGACCTAGATTATAAAGTAAAAAAGAATTTCTAA
- a CDS encoding plasmid mobilization protein: MKANKRDRIVKVRLTNLEYEELTKASKSSKCMSDYFRQRVFRKGVGLIDPKEFIRSMDEICLEMKRIGNNINQLARYVNIHKEEVNQEVLNEVEKKMADYVIMQDKLNVTWRKLMSIK; the protein is encoded by the coding sequence ATGAAAGCAAATAAAAGAGATAGAATAGTGAAAGTTCGCTTAACGAATTTAGAATATGAAGAACTAACTAAAGCTTCTAAATCTAGCAAATGTATGTCAGATTATTTTAGACAGAGAGTCTTTAGGAAAGGAGTTGGTCTTATTGACCCTAAAGAATTTATTCGTTCGATGGATGAAATTTGTTTGGAAATGAAACGTATAGGAAATAATATAAATCAGTTGGCTAGGTATGTAAATATTCATAAGGAAGAAGTTAATCAAGAGGTTCTTAATGAGGTAGAAAAGAAAATGGCAGACTATGTAATTATGCAAGATAAATTGAATGTTACTTGGCGTAAGTTGATGTCAATCAAATAA
- a CDS encoding recombinase family protein, which yields MEIIGYARVSTREQNLDLQLDALKEAGCKLIFEEKVSGVKDRPELDKALAYLREGDTFVIWKLDRLGRSLKDLVYIVDCLQKRKIAFKSIVDGIDTNSALGRCQFGIFASLAEYEREIIVERTRAGLQAAKERGKLTGRPIGLSEDAKRKAIAAKRLYENRDYSIDEICRILHIGSKATLYRYLRYEKVRLMNRRNK from the coding sequence ATGGAGATAATAGGCTACGCTCGTGTTTCAACGAGGGAACAGAATTTAGATTTGCAGCTAGATGCTTTAAAAGAAGCCGGATGCAAACTTATATTTGAGGAAAAAGTATCAGGAGTAAAGGATAGACCCGAATTAGATAAAGCCCTTGCATATTTGCGAGAAGGTGATACTTTTGTTATCTGGAAGCTAGATAGATTAGGACGTTCTTTGAAAGATTTAGTTTATATAGTTGATTGTTTGCAGAAAAGAAAAATTGCATTCAAAAGCATAGTTGATGGTATTGATACTAATAGTGCTTTAGGAAGATGTCAATTTGGAATTTTTGCTTCATTGGCTGAATATGAACGTGAAATAATAGTAGAACGAACTAGGGCTGGATTACAAGCTGCAAAAGAACGAGGGAAACTTACGGGACGACCTATAGGGTTATCGGAAGATGCAAAGAGAAAAGCTATAGCAGCAAAGCGTTTATATGAAAATCGGGATTATTCTATAGATGAAATATGTAGAATTTTACACATTGGAAGTAAGGCTACTTTGTATAGGTATTTACGTTATGAAAAAGTAAGATTGATGAATAGAAGAAATAAATAG
- a CDS encoding plasmid transfer protein gives MNELIDKFLFELFDGLRDKTTVLFGEFIADAQALAAIFMLLYFGVESFKMMSGDKKLEIIPLLRPFALGLVLMFWIPFINLISYPGELLTARSKAMFTNQIEEVELLSRNRYALIDSVAVELLHTSLEVERAENEVKDKKWYDFSIDFSAIGDKIAGLYVYVVAKVKMIMFNIIEFIVVTFWQVCTYFVFFLQIIFTGILVILGPLAFAFSVLPAFRDAYIQWIARFVSVSLYSCIAYIVLSISLVVMQYGIEREIEILEYALRNEAAFVMYVGMTSGGVNSFLLTALLGAFAMLTIPFVSTWIVSTTGVGQAVGGMVGGAAIATKAVAAPATGGASAAM, from the coding sequence ATGAATGAGTTAATAGATAAATTCTTATTTGAATTATTTGATGGACTAAGAGATAAAACAACTGTTCTATTCGGAGAATTTATTGCGGATGCACAAGCATTGGCAGCAATCTTTATGTTGTTATATTTTGGAGTAGAAAGCTTCAAAATGATGAGTGGAGATAAAAAATTAGAGATTATCCCGTTATTGCGTCCATTCGCACTGGGATTGGTTCTTATGTTCTGGATTCCCTTTATTAATCTAATCAGTTATCCCGGAGAGTTATTAACAGCACGAAGCAAGGCTATGTTTACGAATCAGATAGAAGAAGTAGAATTACTTTCTCGTAATAGATATGCACTCATTGATAGCGTAGCAGTAGAGTTATTACATACTTCATTAGAAGTTGAAAGAGCCGAAAATGAAGTTAAGGATAAGAAATGGTATGATTTTAGTATAGACTTCTCAGCTATTGGAGACAAGATAGCTGGATTATATGTATATGTAGTCGCTAAGGTTAAAATGATAATGTTTAATATCATTGAATTTATTGTCGTTACTTTTTGGCAAGTATGTACCTATTTTGTCTTTTTCCTACAAATCATATTCACAGGAATATTAGTTATTCTTGGTCCACTAGCTTTTGCATTCTCTGTTTTACCTGCATTTCGGGATGCTTATATACAATGGATAGCTCGTTTTGTCAGTGTTAGTTTATATTCATGTATTGCATATATAGTATTATCAATTTCTTTAGTAGTAATGCAATATGGGATAGAAAGAGAAATTGAAATTTTAGAATATGCGCTTAGAAATGAAGCTGCATTTGTCATGTATGTCGGAATGACCTCTGGAGGTGTCAATAGCTTCCTTCTTACAGCATTACTTGGAGCATTTGCCATGCTTACAATACCTTTTGTTTCTACATGGATTGTAAGTACAACTGGAGTAGGGCAAGCAGTAGGAGGCATGGTTGGAGGAGCAGCCATCGCAACCAAAGCTGTAGCAGCTCCGGCTACAGGTGGAGCCAGTGCAGCTATGTAA
- a CDS encoding DUF4134 domain-containing protein, which translates to MKKFFSKIAQRAFALAISIMVVTNTFAQGAAGIDAASSELATYMDPLGNMMMILGGLVGLVGAVRVYLKWNSGDQDVQKAVMGWMGSCIFLVVSGVVVKAFFGI; encoded by the coding sequence ATGAAAAAGTTTTTTTCAAAAATTGCTCAAAGAGCATTCGCTTTAGCCATTAGCATAATGGTAGTAACTAACACTTTTGCACAAGGTGCTGCGGGAATTGATGCAGCTAGTTCTGAACTTGCAACCTACATGGACCCCCTAGGAAACATGATGATGATACTAGGAGGTCTAGTAGGATTAGTTGGAGCAGTGCGAGTTTATTTAAAATGGAACTCTGGTGACCAAGATGTACAAAAGGCTGTTATGGGCTGGATGGGGTCATGTATCTTTCTGGTTGTATCAGGTGTTGTCGTAAAAGCATTCTTCGGAATCTAA
- a CDS encoding replication initiation protein, translated as MVNREIKARKRAVKEEKEEIDGEIVRIRKGHPRTNLPVKLPENPTWLKQPNVVTLMAGDFKTVQIRILIAVIEKLQDVIELSIQHLDKYGTSIPCEQLSLFQEYSDRIRVDIAYRDLGVNPDQYKEVKSMVRKLISIPVELDVKDPITGEDSWSITGLFTKANIPKTPYSRGFSLEMDREVAKVFINVDRGFTRYIKEIALRAQSRYTIRMYMLISSWKEKGGFSIYVDRFRKFLKLEDKYPEFKDLYKRVIRPVYDDLFEQADCWFEMAEVYRNSGDTQPYKLNFKVIKSALSKKEEELLKGQKKMITNFCSLHFAMKDEHLQQFIPQITLSNYKAVVTKMLYLGEYVRDNWNKISNKAEYCLSVLLKEVEILPGMIGEEKEDE; from the coding sequence ATGGTAAATAGAGAAATAAAAGCCCGAAAACGTGCGGTGAAAGAAGAAAAAGAAGAAATAGACGGTGAGATTGTTAGAATTAGGAAAGGGCATCCTCGTACAAATCTTCCTGTGAAACTCCCAGAAAATCCCACATGGCTGAAACAACCTAATGTAGTTACATTAATGGCTGGTGATTTTAAGACAGTACAGATTAGAATCTTAATTGCTGTTATAGAGAAATTACAGGATGTCATAGAATTAAGTATTCAGCATCTAGATAAATATGGTACATCTATTCCATGCGAGCAATTATCTTTATTTCAAGAATATTCAGACCGTATAAGAGTAGATATCGCATATCGGGATTTGGGCGTTAATCCAGACCAATACAAGGAAGTAAAAAGCATGGTTCGTAAATTAATCAGTATTCCTGTAGAGCTTGATGTTAAAGACCCAATAACAGGTGAGGATAGTTGGTCTATTACTGGTTTATTCACTAAGGCAAATATACCCAAAACTCCTTATTCAAGAGGTTTTTCTTTAGAAATGGATAGAGAGGTTGCTAAAGTTTTCATTAATGTTGATAGAGGTTTTACACGCTATATAAAAGAGATAGCTTTAAGAGCGCAAAGTAGATATACAATAAGAATGTATATGCTGATTAGCTCATGGAAAGAAAAAGGTGGTTTTTCTATCTATGTGGATAGATTTCGGAAATTCTTAAAATTAGAAGATAAATACCCCGAATTTAAAGATTTGTATAAACGTGTAATACGCCCTGTTTACGATGATTTGTTTGAACAGGCTGATTGCTGGTTTGAAATGGCAGAAGTTTATCGTAATTCAGGCGATACACAGCCTTATAAACTTAATTTCAAAGTTATTAAGTCTGCATTATCAAAGAAGGAAGAAGAACTATTAAAAGGACAAAAGAAGATGATAACGAATTTTTGTTCTTTGCACTTTGCAATGAAGGACGAGCATTTGCAGCAGTTTATTCCACAGATTACATTAAGCAACTATAAAGCAGTAGTAACTAAGATGCTTTATCTAGGCGAATATGTTAGAGATAACTGGAATAAAATTTCAAATAAAGCAGAATATTGTTTATCCGTATTATTAAAAGAAGTAGAAATACTCCCCGGAATGATTGGAGAAGAAAAAGAAGATGAATAA
- the traN gene encoding conjugative transposon protein TraN translates to MRKIFIALCTMVSVITGNAQNTPIGENIELAGENPEELKVIYVNKDVSTHFIAMEDIKYVDISVNDIVGDIPTGNSLRIKPTKEGASGVITIVTERFFVQYMLVYSSDLAKAYTRFNIPYADLRSYMNPEVNLTKAQMYDYAHRMFISKNKFYDVSSKSNLMKIVLNNIYTLDKYFFIDISMINKTKIRYDIDQIRFKIEDKKQTKATNFQSIEILPLMQVNKNLVFKKNYRNIFVFEKFTFPDEKVLTIEISEKQISGRTITLRIDYADILHADAFTE, encoded by the coding sequence ATGAGAAAGATTTTTATTGCATTATGCACAATGGTTTCTGTTATTACAGGAAATGCACAGAACACCCCTATTGGAGAAAACATCGAGCTTGCAGGTGAAAACCCAGAAGAACTAAAGGTTATATACGTCAACAAAGATGTTTCAACGCATTTTATAGCTATGGAAGATATAAAATATGTTGATATATCAGTCAATGATATTGTTGGCGATATTCCTACTGGTAACTCTCTTAGAATAAAGCCCACAAAAGAAGGAGCTAGTGGAGTTATCACCATTGTTACAGAAAGATTTTTCGTACAATATATGCTAGTATATAGTAGCGATTTAGCAAAAGCATACACTCGCTTTAATATCCCTTATGCTGATTTACGTAGCTATATGAATCCAGAAGTGAACTTAACCAAAGCACAAATGTATGATTACGCACATAGAATGTTTATTTCAAAAAATAAATTCTATGATGTTTCCAGTAAAAGTAACCTAATGAAAATTGTACTAAACAATATCTACACATTAGATAAGTATTTCTTTATTGATATTTCTATGATTAATAAAACAAAAATACGATATGATATAGACCAAATACGCTTCAAAATAGAAGATAAAAAACAAACAAAGGCTACTAATTTTCAATCTATAGAAATACTTCCATTGATGCAAGTTAATAAGAATCTTGTTTTCAAGAAGAACTATCGAAATATTTTTGTCTTTGAAAAATTTACTTTCCCAGACGAAAAAGTTCTTACCATAGAAATATCTGAAAAACAGATTTCAGGACGTACTATAACATTAAGAATTGATTATGCAGACATTCTTCATGCAGATGCTTTTACTGAATAA
- a CDS encoding OmpA family protein yields MKKKIIILAAFVVTFFTACTSTHMITFSNAELSDKEKDMIENNSNYSTASIVGGSAKLVKEERDKAIQEKIEARRNKLKAIDGLSISSYKDKNGKEQFKATAQSEILFKFDSYELNEEAQKMLSDLCNIISEIPNTKIKIIGHTDNIGEKQYNIILSKNRAAAVGNYLRTAGIETNNITEDGKGYSEPIADNTSEAGRAKNRRVEIFITNDEY; encoded by the coding sequence ATGAAAAAGAAAATAATTATACTAGCAGCCTTCGTTGTTACATTTTTTACCGCATGTACTTCAACGCATATGATAACTTTCAGTAACGCTGAACTAAGCGACAAAGAAAAAGACATGATAGAAAATAATAGTAACTATTCAACCGCTTCAATAGTTGGTGGAAGTGCAAAATTAGTTAAAGAGGAAAGAGATAAAGCTATCCAAGAAAAGATAGAAGCTAGAAGAAATAAACTAAAAGCTATTGATGGCTTATCAATCTCCAGCTATAAAGATAAAAATGGAAAAGAACAGTTTAAAGCAACAGCTCAAAGTGAAATCCTATTCAAATTTGATTCATATGAATTAAATGAAGAAGCTCAAAAAATGCTTTCTGACTTATGTAATATCATTAGTGAAATACCCAATACTAAGATTAAAATAATTGGGCATACTGACAATATAGGAGAAAAACAATACAATATCATACTTTCTAAAAATAGAGCAGCAGCAGTAGGAAATTACCTTAGAACCGCTGGTATAGAAACAAACAACATAACAGAAGATGGAAAAGGATATAGCGAACCCATTGCAGACAATACAAGTGAAGCTGGACGTGCTAAAAATAGGAGAGTAGAAATATTTATCACAAATGATGAATATTAA
- a CDS encoding ArdC family protein, with protein MKSTFDKNAEKFVNLMVEKIESLSMNWQKPWFSKVNSKQNFLPQNLTGRTYSGGNAFLLYFLCEKYNYQTPVFLTFNQARNEGINVLKGAVAFPVYYTLFCAYHRQTNEKISYDEYNKLSEEEQKEYRLAAYTKYFQVFNLDQTNFAEKYPNRWDILKAKFSGEEQPQEEKEMYVNPILDEMNKNQNWVCPIQTVSSDSAFYSISNDSITLPLKSQFKDGESFYGTELHEMGHSTGVKNRLNRKGFYENDKFNYGREELVAELISALSGVYLGISVTVREENAAYLKSWCKAIKEEPKFLFTVLADAIKGSKFIAQHLNIRLDVEEVEEEKNTKVA; from the coding sequence ATGAAATCTACTTTTGATAAAAATGCAGAGAAGTTTGTAAACCTTATGGTTGAAAAAATTGAAAGCTTGTCTATGAATTGGCAAAAACCTTGGTTCTCTAAAGTCAACTCTAAACAGAACTTTTTACCACAAAATTTAACAGGTCGTACTTATAGTGGTGGAAACGCTTTTTTACTTTATTTTTTGTGTGAAAAATATAATTATCAAACTCCTGTTTTTTTGACATTCAATCAAGCACGAAACGAAGGTATTAATGTTCTAAAAGGTGCTGTTGCTTTTCCTGTTTATTATACATTATTTTGTGCTTATCATCGTCAGACAAATGAAAAAATTTCATATGATGAATATAACAAATTATCAGAAGAAGAACAAAAAGAATACCGTTTAGCAGCTTATACAAAATATTTCCAAGTTTTTAATTTAGACCAAACAAACTTTGCGGAAAAATATCCCAATAGATGGGATATATTAAAGGCTAAATTTTCAGGAGAGGAACAGCCACAAGAAGAGAAAGAAATGTATGTAAATCCAATACTTGATGAAATGAATAAGAATCAAAATTGGGTATGTCCTATTCAAACGGTTTCTAGTGATAGTGCGTTTTATTCAATATCAAATGATAGCATTACTTTACCTTTAAAGAGCCAATTTAAGGACGGAGAAAGTTTTTATGGTACAGAATTACATGAAATGGGACATAGTACAGGTGTTAAAAATAGACTAAATCGAAAAGGATTTTATGAAAATGATAAATTCAATTATGGGCGTGAAGAACTTGTAGCAGAATTAATATCGGCTTTGTCTGGTGTATATTTGGGTATTTCTGTAACCGTCAGAGAAGAAAATGCGGCTTATTTAAAATCATGGTGCAAAGCAATAAAAGAAGAACCTAAATTTTTATTTACTGTATTGGCAGATGCTATTAAAGGTAGTAAATTCATAGCCCAGCATCTAAATATAAGGCTAGATGTGGAAGAAGTTGAAGAAGAGAAAAATACAAAGGTTGCTTAA
- the traM gene encoding conjugative transposon protein TraM: MKQIDIKKPKYIIPILILPFILGIGWLVKDMINSAPAEETTLVETEELNLDIPDANLEKREIKSKFESLKGAFNKSSDYSSIQTIDKEEEVSEIESSGSLYSNDEIRQIDSLNQASRIREKELEQQIKGFPTIDESSQTETRKAPEKSKMQEEMELFKMQMAYIDSLQNPRPRTPQKKQDEKPKEKAIEVVKAKNPAEVYFNTVGKEQKTSLITAILDETLKVTDGSRVRIRLLDDIMINDALLTKGTYLYGNVSGFKAQRVHINISSIMVDGRQMKVDLSVYDNDGQEGFFVPSSAFRDLSKDVGAQIGSQTIQMNSQSEGVEQFALGALQDAYRSTTQALSKNIKKNKAKLKYNTQVFLVNNKDKEQ, encoded by the coding sequence ATGAAACAGATTGATATTAAAAAGCCTAAGTACATCATTCCGATACTCATCCTACCTTTTATTCTAGGGATAGGATGGCTAGTTAAGGATATGATAAACTCTGCCCCAGCAGAAGAAACTACATTAGTAGAAACGGAAGAATTAAATCTTGATATTCCTGATGCTAATTTAGAAAAAAGAGAGATAAAAAGTAAATTTGAATCACTCAAAGGAGCTTTCAATAAATCTTCTGATTATTCATCAATACAAACCATAGATAAAGAAGAAGAAGTTAGCGAAATTGAAAGTTCTGGTTCTCTTTACTCCAATGATGAAATAAGGCAAATTGACAGTTTAAATCAAGCTTCTAGAATCCGAGAAAAGGAATTGGAACAACAAATAAAAGGATTTCCTACTATAGATGAATCAAGTCAAACAGAAACTAGGAAAGCTCCTGAAAAATCCAAGATGCAAGAAGAAATGGAGCTTTTTAAAATGCAAATGGCTTATATAGATTCATTACAAAATCCACGTCCTAGAACACCTCAAAAAAAACAAGATGAAAAGCCAAAAGAAAAGGCTATAGAAGTTGTAAAAGCGAAAAATCCCGCAGAAGTATATTTTAATACTGTAGGGAAAGAACAAAAAACTTCACTAATCACAGCTATATTAGATGAAACTTTAAAAGTAACAGATGGTAGCCGAGTACGCATACGGCTTCTAGATGATATAATGATTAATGACGCTCTTTTAACTAAAGGCACTTACCTATATGGGAATGTATCTGGCTTTAAAGCTCAAAGAGTACACATTAATATTTCCTCTATAATGGTTGATGGCAGACAAATGAAAGTAGATTTATCTGTATATGATAATGACGGACAAGAAGGTTTCTTTGTTCCTTCATCAGCTTTTAGAGATTTGAGTAAAGATGTTGGAGCGCAAATAGGAAGCCAAACTATACAAATGAACAGCCAATCAGAAGGAGTAGAACAATTCGCTTTAGGTGCTTTACAAGATGCTTACCGTAGTACAACCCAAGCTCTTTCCAAAAACATCAAAAAAAACAAAGCCAAATTAAAATATAACACACAAGTTTTTTTAGTAAACAACAAAGATAAAGAACAATAA